The Thiogranum longum genome includes a region encoding these proteins:
- a CDS encoding HD-GYP domain-containing protein, which produces MATVLVIDDQATSRQILAQIVRSIDELLEIKSFDSAQPALDWLRDRQADLILTDYKMPGMNGIEFLEQARILEQLRNVPIVMITSHEETEIRYRALELGATDFINKPIDHAECRARFRNLLQMQRQRLIIEDRANWLEEQVRAATHAIRVREHETLLRLAKAGEYRDEETGNHVIRMARFARVIAETLGVDEMECETIELSAPMHDIGKIGIPDQILLKPGKLTTEEFETIKQHTIIGYEILRDSPSRYLKMGAEIALGHHEKYDGSGYPQGLVGEAIPLPARIVAVADVFDALSSQRCYKPAWRDQDIMSLMVEESGKHFDPQCIDAFLGQIDRIRDIRASLSDDDNRKQEVT; this is translated from the coding sequence ATGGCCACCGTACTTGTTATCGACGATCAGGCGACCAGCCGCCAGATCCTTGCCCAGATCGTCCGCTCGATTGACGAACTCCTGGAGATCAAATCCTTTGACAGCGCACAACCGGCGCTGGACTGGCTGCGTGACAGGCAAGCCGACCTGATTTTGACGGATTACAAGATGCCCGGCATGAACGGTATCGAGTTCCTGGAGCAGGCGCGTATACTGGAACAGCTCCGGAACGTGCCCATTGTCATGATCACCTCGCACGAAGAGACCGAAATCCGCTACCGCGCACTGGAACTGGGTGCCACGGATTTCATCAACAAGCCCATCGACCATGCCGAGTGCCGCGCCCGCTTTCGCAACCTGTTGCAGATGCAACGCCAGCGTCTGATTATCGAGGATCGCGCCAACTGGCTGGAGGAGCAGGTCAGGGCCGCCACCCACGCCATTCGGGTACGCGAACATGAAACCCTGCTTCGGCTCGCCAAGGCCGGTGAATACCGGGATGAAGAAACCGGTAACCATGTTATCCGAATGGCGCGTTTTGCCCGGGTGATTGCGGAGACTCTGGGTGTCGATGAAATGGAATGCGAAACCATCGAGCTTTCCGCACCGATGCACGACATCGGTAAAATCGGTATTCCGGACCAGATCCTCCTGAAACCGGGCAAGCTCACGACAGAAGAGTTCGAAACCATCAAGCAACACACGATTATCGGCTACGAGATCCTCAGGGACAGCCCTTCCCGGTACCTGAAAATGGGCGCCGAAATCGCCCTCGGCCACCACGAAAAATATGACGGCAGTGGTTATCCACAAGGCCTTGTCGGTGAGGCCATCCCGCTACCGGCACGTATCGTCGCCGTTGCCGATGTTTTCGATGCACTGTCTTCACAACGTTGTTACAAACCGGCCTGGCGTGATCAGGATATTATGAGCCTGATGGTGGAAGAGAGCGGGAAACATTTTGACCCGCAATGTATTGACGCGTTCCTCGGCCAGATAGATCGCATCCGGGACATACGTGCCTCGCTGTCCGACGACGATAACAGGAAGCAGGAAGTGACCTGA
- the alr gene encoding alanine racemase, with protein sequence MTRPVRAHIDLSALTFNLSQARRAAPDSRVMAVVKADGYGHGMLAVATALQDADAFAVASLDEGLQLRNAGIEKPVLLLEGVFSATELTAVMQHHFELVVHQALQLEWLETLDVSARLSVWLKVDTGMNRLGFAPGDALAAWDRLEAMPQVETLQWMSHFACADEPEHTANDHQESTFRQLCMQREAPRSLANSAALLTRPSSHVEWVRPGIMLYGASPMAAGHACPVELRPVMTLGSELIAVHHCRKGDAVGYGQAWVCPEDMPVGVVAAGYGDGYPRHAPSGTPVLVNGEVAELIGRVSMDMLCVDLRTQPQARAGDPVVLWGEGLPVESVAGAAGTISYALLCGVTPRVPRRTDGVSD encoded by the coding sequence ATGACGCGTCCCGTCCGGGCGCATATTGACCTTTCTGCCCTGACGTTTAATCTTTCCCAGGCGCGCCGCGCAGCACCGGACAGCCGTGTTATGGCAGTCGTCAAGGCAGACGGCTACGGGCACGGTATGCTGGCAGTCGCCACTGCGTTGCAGGATGCTGATGCCTTTGCAGTGGCCAGCCTCGATGAGGGGTTGCAGCTGCGTAACGCGGGTATCGAAAAGCCGGTCCTGCTGCTGGAGGGTGTGTTTTCCGCTACTGAGCTGACGGCGGTTATGCAGCACCATTTTGAACTTGTCGTGCACCAGGCACTGCAACTGGAGTGGCTGGAAACACTGGATGTTTCTGCCCGCTTGTCGGTCTGGCTCAAGGTCGATACCGGTATGAACCGCCTTGGATTTGCACCGGGTGACGCGCTTGCGGCCTGGGATCGCCTCGAGGCCATGCCGCAGGTGGAGACGCTGCAATGGATGTCTCACTTTGCCTGTGCTGATGAGCCGGAACATACTGCCAATGACCATCAGGAAAGTACCTTTCGCCAATTATGTATGCAACGCGAAGCGCCGCGTTCACTGGCAAATTCAGCCGCATTACTGACGCGCCCGTCCAGCCATGTGGAATGGGTGCGACCGGGTATTATGCTGTACGGTGCTTCGCCAATGGCCGCAGGGCATGCCTGTCCGGTTGAATTACGCCCGGTGATGACGCTGGGTTCCGAGTTGATCGCCGTACATCATTGCCGGAAGGGTGATGCGGTCGGCTACGGCCAGGCCTGGGTCTGCCCGGAAGATATGCCGGTAGGTGTGGTGGCGGCCGGTTACGGTGACGGTTACCCGCGCCATGCGCCGTCCGGCACCCCGGTGCTGGTCAATGGCGAAGTGGCGGAACTGATCGGGCGTGTTTCAATGGATATGCTGTGTGTCGATCTGCGCACCCAGCCACAGGCCCGTGCGGGGGACCCGGTTGTGTTGTGGGGTGAAGGGCTGCCGGTGGAATCCGTGGCCGGGGCCGCGGGTACGATCAGCTATGCCTTGTTGTGCGGGGTCACACCCAGGGTGCCTCGTAGAACTGACGGAGTCTCTGACTAA
- the dnaB gene encoding replicative DNA helicase encodes MPEPVSSSTTVEFSADRQKVPPHSVQAEQSLLGGLLLDNRAWDQIADILTDADFYRREHRLIFSAIGALIERGDPCDVITLSEWLEANSQLDDVGGLAYLGTLAKDTPSAANIRAYANIVRDNSVLRQLADVGTEIANSAYFTEGRDTPSLLDNAEKLVFRITDQGTTRGSGFHNIKDLLTRAVDRIDTLFHQDNPLTGVSTGFNEVDEMTAGLQSSDLVIVAGRPSMGKTTFAMNIAEHAAIRDNVPVAVFSMEMPGEQLAMRLMSSLGRIDQTKVRTGKLDDDDWPRLTSAVSILSKAPLFIDDTPALSPTELRARARRLKREHNLGLIVIDYLQLMQVPGNKENRTGEISEISRSLKALAKELEVPVIALSQLNRSLEQRPNKRPVMSDLRESGAIEQDADVIMFIYRDEVYDDDSPDKGTAEIIIGKQRNGPIGIRRLTFLGQHTRFENFTAIQSYSDEGYAG; translated from the coding sequence ATGCCGGAACCCGTTTCATCCTCGACTACGGTCGAATTCAGTGCTGACCGCCAGAAGGTGCCGCCGCATTCCGTGCAGGCTGAACAGTCTTTGCTGGGCGGCCTGTTGCTGGACAACCGTGCCTGGGACCAGATTGCGGATATCCTGACCGACGCAGATTTTTACCGGCGCGAACACCGGCTCATCTTTTCGGCTATTGGTGCCCTGATCGAACGTGGTGATCCCTGTGATGTCATCACCCTTTCCGAATGGCTGGAAGCTAACAGCCAGCTGGATGATGTGGGCGGGCTGGCTTACCTGGGTACGCTGGCAAAAGATACGCCGAGTGCAGCCAATATTCGCGCCTATGCGAATATCGTGCGCGATAATTCAGTGTTGCGGCAGCTGGCCGATGTGGGCACCGAGATCGCCAACAGCGCCTATTTTACCGAGGGGCGTGATACACCTTCATTACTTGATAATGCCGAAAAACTGGTCTTCCGCATTACCGACCAGGGCACGACCCGTGGCTCCGGGTTTCACAATATCAAGGATTTGTTGACGCGAGCGGTCGACCGTATTGATACCCTTTTTCACCAGGATAACCCGCTGACCGGCGTGTCTACCGGGTTTAACGAGGTCGATGAAATGACGGCCGGACTGCAGTCGTCCGATCTGGTGATTGTCGCCGGGCGTCCCTCCATGGGCAAGACAACATTTGCCATGAACATTGCTGAACATGCTGCCATCAGGGACAACGTACCGGTTGCCGTGTTCAGTATGGAAATGCCGGGCGAGCAGTTGGCCATGCGCCTGATGTCTTCGCTTGGTCGTATCGACCAGACCAAGGTACGTACCGGTAAACTGGACGATGACGACTGGCCACGGCTGACTTCGGCGGTCAGCATCCTTTCCAAGGCTCCGCTGTTTATCGACGACACACCGGCCCTGTCGCCCACCGAGTTGCGTGCCCGTGCGCGGCGCTTAAAGCGCGAACACAATCTTGGTCTGATCGTGATCGATTATCTGCAGCTCATGCAGGTGCCGGGCAACAAGGAAAACCGTACCGGGGAAATCTCCGAGATCTCCCGTTCACTGAAAGCGCTGGCAAAGGAACTGGAAGTACCGGTCATTGCCCTTTCACAGTTGAACCGTAGTCTTGAACAACGTCCCAACAAACGCCCGGTCATGTCAGACTTGCGTGAATCGGGCGCTATCGAGCAGGACGCCGACGTGATCATGTTCATTTATCGCGACGAGGTCTATGACGATGACAGCCCGGATAAAGGAACGGCCGAGATTATTATCGGCAAGCAGCGTAATGGCCCCATTGGCATACGTCGTCTGACCTTCCTTGGCCAGCATACACGCTTCGAAAACTTCACTGCCATCCAGTCCTATTCCGACGAGGGCTACGCCGGATGA
- the rplI gene encoding 50S ribosomal protein L9, with the protein MEVILLEKVENLGNLGDRVNVKPGYGRNFLIPSGKATPATEEHIKAFEERRAELEKAASDTLAIAEARREKLVDMTITIAAKAGEEGKLFGSIGAIDIAEAIAAAGVEIERSEVRLPEGAFRNIGEYPVQLHLHSDVDAGITLVIEAE; encoded by the coding sequence ATGGAAGTCATTCTGCTGGAAAAAGTTGAAAATCTGGGTAACCTGGGTGACCGGGTCAACGTCAAGCCGGGCTACGGGCGTAATTTCCTGATCCCGAGTGGCAAGGCGACACCGGCCACTGAAGAACACATCAAGGCCTTCGAAGAACGTCGCGCCGAACTGGAGAAGGCCGCTTCTGACACATTGGCAATAGCCGAGGCCCGTCGTGAAAAGCTGGTGGATATGACCATCACCATTGCTGCCAAGGCCGGTGAAGAAGGCAAGCTGTTCGGTTCGATCGGCGCTATCGATATCGCCGAGGCCATTGCTGCTGCAGGCGTTGAGATCGAGCGTAGCGAAGTGCGTCTGCCGGAAGGCGCTTTCCGTAATATCGGTGAGTATCCCGTGCAGTTACATTTGCACAGTGATGTTGATGCCGGAATTACGCTGGTGATTGAAGCCGAGTAA
- the rpsR gene encoding 30S ribosomal protein S18 yields MSRFFRRRKFCRFTADGVKEIDYKDLQTLKNYVSETGKIVPSRITGTKARYQRQLATAIKRARFLALLPYCDSHKG; encoded by the coding sequence ATGTCCCGTTTTTTTCGTCGTCGCAAGTTCTGCCGTTTTACCGCAGATGGTGTAAAGGAAATTGATTACAAGGATCTTCAGACACTGAAGAACTATGTGTCTGAAACCGGCAAGATCGTGCCGAGCCGTATTACCGGCACCAAGGCCAGGTACCAGCGTCAGCTGGCCACGGCCATCAAGCGCGCACGTTTTCTGGCGCTGCTGCCGTATTGCGATTCCCATAAGGGTTAA
- the rpsF gene encoding 30S ribosomal protein S6, translated as MRHYEIVFLVHPDQSEQVPAMIERYRSTIESGGGKIHRLEDWGRRQLAYPIQKLAKAHYVLMNVECGTEELKELESAFRFNDAVLRNLIIVRKEAETDPSLLVKRADDREERPRPVAAVPDSDAPETAAPAVEAAPEADAEEAPGSAD; from the coding sequence ATGCGTCATTATGAAATTGTGTTCCTGGTCCACCCGGACCAGAGCGAGCAGGTGCCCGCGATGATCGAACGTTACCGCTCGACCATCGAATCCGGCGGCGGCAAGATCCACCGCCTGGAAGACTGGGGTCGCCGTCAGCTTGCCTATCCCATCCAGAAACTGGCCAAGGCCCACTACGTGCTGATGAACGTCGAGTGTGGCACCGAAGAGTTGAAAGAGCTGGAAAGCGCTTTCCGTTTCAACGATGCCGTGCTGCGCAACCTGATCATCGTGCGCAAGGAGGCTGAGACTGATCCATCGTTACTGGTCAAGCGTGCCGATGATCGTGAAGAGCGGCCGCGACCGGTTGCAGCCGTACCGGACAGCGATGCGCCTGAAACTGCAGCGCCAGCCGTCGAGGCAGCACCGGAAGCCGATGCTGAAGAAGCTCCCGGCAGCGCTGACTGA
- a CDS encoding carboxypeptidase-like regulatory domain-containing protein translates to MAKRNFLWACIVLLLGQLLACSGIPRSHWPAIEGRVLDKDTGQPVGDALVVALWKGVGGYSRRMCFHAETVKTDENGVYRIPSWFNKDLYSPYFDRQHIELVPYKAGFNYVGGVEGIQYLKKFEGSSSERIATLNDYKRLTSCYIKDVESKRNIYIKDLALCEEAKKVAITAEDKYHLIGFLYNVEVYEFGSKLATQRALKRASESEYELPECSSTTSIRTGCRYKVPEE, encoded by the coding sequence ATGGCTAAGAGGAATTTTTTGTGGGCATGTATTGTGCTGCTGCTTGGGCAATTATTGGCATGTAGTGGTATTCCGAGAAGCCACTGGCCGGCGATAGAGGGCCGGGTGCTGGACAAGGACACCGGGCAACCGGTTGGGGATGCGCTTGTGGTTGCATTGTGGAAGGGTGTTGGCGGATACAGTCGGAGAATGTGTTTCCACGCAGAGACAGTGAAAACTGACGAGAATGGTGTTTACCGCATACCTTCATGGTTCAACAAGGATTTATATTCTCCCTATTTTGATCGGCAACACATAGAGCTGGTGCCATACAAGGCAGGCTTTAACTATGTGGGGGGCGTTGAGGGTATTCAGTACCTGAAAAAGTTTGAAGGGTCTTCGAGTGAGCGGATAGCAACACTAAATGATTATAAGAGACTGACATCTTGCTATATCAAGGATGTTGAGAGTAAACGTAATATTTACATTAAAGACCTTGCATTGTGTGAAGAAGCCAAAAAAGTAGCGATAACTGCTGAAGATAAATATCACCTGATTGGTTTTTTGTACAACGTTGAGGTCTATGAGTTTGGTAGTAAATTGGCGACCCAGCGCGCGCTCAAGCGCGCGAGCGAGTCAGAATATGAACTCCCTGAATGCTCAAGTACAACATCAATAAGGACAGGGTGCAGATACAAAGTACCGGAAGAGTGA
- a CDS encoding carboxypeptidase-like regulatory domain-containing protein has translation MAKRNFLWICIVLLFAQLSACSVFAKRHWSAIEGQVLDQDTGRPIEDALVIALWRGYGGYGREMCFHVETAKTDEQGTYRIPEWFNKGYRLSLQEPRVDLIAYKDGYSYWGEPDQPTQYLKKFEGNSSERIADLRNYSRLVSCIIDDDESEKALNVIDRALYEEADEVAVTMEDKMEVLYFLMMVEMYELGPEESYKRESQRVRELKRLEQENDK, from the coding sequence ATGGCTAAGAGGAATTTTTTGTGGATATGTATTGTGCTGTTGTTTGCGCAATTATCGGCATGCAGTGTTTTTGCGAAGCGACACTGGTCAGCGATAGAGGGCCAGGTGCTGGATCAGGATACAGGGCGACCGATAGAAGATGCACTCGTGATTGCGCTATGGAGAGGGTATGGCGGTTACGGACGGGAAATGTGTTTTCATGTGGAAACAGCAAAAACTGACGAACAGGGAACGTACCGGATCCCTGAATGGTTTAATAAGGGTTATCGTCTCAGCCTGCAGGAGCCGCGAGTAGATTTGATTGCGTATAAGGATGGCTACAGCTACTGGGGAGAGCCTGATCAGCCTACGCAATATCTGAAAAAGTTTGAAGGAAATTCGAGTGAGCGGATAGCAGATTTACGTAATTACTCCAGGTTAGTGTCCTGCATTATAGATGATGACGAGAGTGAGAAGGCCCTTAATGTTATTGATCGCGCCTTGTATGAGGAAGCGGATGAGGTGGCAGTGACCATGGAGGATAAAATGGAGGTGCTGTATTTTTTAATGATGGTAGAGATGTATGAGCTTGGTCCGGAGGAGTCCTATAAGCGGGAATCTCAAAGGGTGCGTGAGCTTAAGCGACTGGAGCAGGAAAATGACAAATAG
- a CDS encoding right-handed parallel beta-helix repeat-containing protein: MRYLAVWILLVSTMVLAETRPGGDLAPLGNPDGVRNAGDLVVLTRLVQGNPVPTERQKRIGDVAPLGSPDGVLNAADILVLTRALLGQVTLPDVYVGPDAPVIGSLPDQSTTNPVTASGNALPGEEVRVYVNGVLQQSSQASVTDGSFSVGVQLDDGANSIYFTAWDGLLESQPSASVTVNYTNTIARNQVDTYIAANTVWTAGNPVDPYIVSGDLVVAAGATLYIQPGAVLQFESGASLRVSGGLELLGTTATPIQFTSTASIPRTGDWQGVLVDSGATNVTIRNASIEWADIGIDVIDLQTLALESSAIKNSKTAGIWMRQGSGGNITNTQVEYSGSYTGTTYTSKAMGMRLTGASPTITGCSFRYHSFGMYIEQGSSPVINGTTFSDNNNGLGVFGDYSNVANNPSPTIKRNAFYNNSQRSYVTDGYVDPTSPLGASLVGIEQDLSENWWGSTDPSVISAGIYDYARAQGFNAPITRLVPFLDAENGSPVPGNYLNGLISQSTTLPAGTTYTVLGAFVVANTAVLTIDEGAQLLFAADSILSARGNLWVNGTTANPARFDALSTTPQAGEWLGISLYANGNRVAGADIRFATSAIQVLGSNTTVVDSKISDFSRDGVRVANGVIQAEVSNNTLNNTVQSGTGISFDTADGVVRDNSVDNADSGIYARLTGAAITNNRVINNNNGINISGDVPAGFTAAPTISGNLVSNNNYGINITKYGNLDDVNPVIRNNRIYGNTTYNYFINGFGDTSVLDATLNWWGSEDESVILAGLNSNQIQYSPYLNSLGEPVYSARVDGVLSQNTVWSAANGSYTLTDSVFVPAGIQLTIEPGSVVRFPPGARLVVNGDLDLQTTEAAPALLTSTIDNPATADYWGGLLVNSTNKTIHHLQVENVQTGVEVNATNVSVKYNTFTNCSSRCIYYSGNTDSYFTGNIENNRITVNNRSSGRGIWAAFYDATIQGNHV; encoded by the coding sequence ATGCGCTATTTGGCGGTATGGATACTGCTCGTTTCGACCATGGTCCTGGCAGAAACCCGCCCCGGTGGTGATCTGGCGCCTCTGGGTAATCCGGACGGTGTGCGTAATGCCGGTGATCTTGTTGTTCTTACCCGCCTGGTCCAGGGAAATCCTGTGCCTACCGAGCGTCAGAAACGCATCGGGGATGTGGCGCCTCTCGGCAGCCCTGACGGCGTATTAAATGCCGCGGATATTCTTGTTCTCACGCGCGCTCTGCTGGGGCAGGTGACACTGCCCGATGTTTATGTCGGGCCTGACGCGCCAGTCATCGGTAGTCTTCCCGATCAATCCACCACGAATCCCGTCACGGCATCCGGAAATGCCTTGCCAGGCGAAGAAGTACGTGTCTACGTAAACGGCGTGTTGCAACAAAGCAGCCAAGCTTCCGTTACAGACGGCAGTTTTTCTGTGGGTGTTCAGCTGGATGACGGTGCAAACAGTATCTATTTCACCGCCTGGGATGGTCTCCTGGAAAGTCAGCCAAGCGCTTCCGTCACCGTCAACTACACCAATACCATCGCCCGTAACCAGGTCGATACCTACATTGCAGCCAATACTGTCTGGACTGCAGGAAATCCTGTTGATCCCTATATTGTCAGTGGTGACCTTGTTGTTGCAGCGGGAGCGACTTTGTATATCCAGCCTGGTGCCGTGCTCCAGTTTGAGTCAGGTGCCAGTTTGCGGGTGTCTGGCGGACTTGAACTTCTGGGGACAACAGCAACGCCAATTCAGTTCACCAGTACAGCCTCGATACCGCGAACCGGTGACTGGCAAGGTGTCCTGGTTGATTCAGGCGCTACCAATGTGACCATCCGTAACGCCAGTATCGAATGGGCCGATATTGGCATTGATGTTATAGACCTGCAGACACTTGCCCTTGAAAGTAGTGCGATCAAGAACTCAAAGACAGCTGGTATATGGATGCGTCAGGGTTCTGGTGGGAATATAACCAATACGCAGGTTGAATATAGTGGTTCGTATACCGGGACGACCTATACCTCTAAAGCCATGGGTATGCGGTTAACGGGGGCCAGCCCGACAATTACCGGCTGTTCTTTCAGATACCACAGCTTTGGTATGTACATAGAACAGGGCTCCTCACCCGTTATCAACGGTACAACCTTCAGTGATAACAACAACGGGCTTGGCGTCTTTGGTGATTACAGCAATGTGGCTAATAACCCTTCTCCAACCATTAAACGTAATGCGTTCTACAACAATAGTCAGCGTTCCTATGTGACGGATGGTTATGTAGACCCGACAAGCCCCCTGGGTGCTTCGCTTGTCGGTATTGAGCAGGATCTTTCCGAAAACTGGTGGGGCAGTACTGATCCCTCAGTCATCTCTGCCGGTATCTATGACTATGCACGGGCGCAGGGTTTTAATGCACCCATTACACGCCTTGTGCCGTTCCTGGATGCCGAGAACGGCTCCCCTGTACCGGGTAACTACCTGAATGGACTGATATCACAAAGTACCACACTCCCTGCTGGCACAACGTATACAGTGCTTGGTGCATTCGTTGTGGCAAATACGGCAGTGCTGACGATTGATGAAGGTGCGCAGTTACTTTTTGCCGCGGACTCCATCCTTTCCGCGCGCGGGAACCTCTGGGTCAATGGTACAACTGCAAACCCGGCCAGATTCGACGCATTGAGTACAACTCCGCAGGCCGGCGAGTGGTTGGGTATTTCCCTGTATGCCAATGGTAACCGCGTGGCAGGTGCGGATATTCGTTTTGCTACAAGCGCAATCCAGGTGCTGGGGAGCAATACAACGGTTGTCGACAGCAAGATCAGTGATTTTTCCAGGGATGGCGTGCGGGTAGCCAATGGCGTTATACAGGCCGAAGTCAGCAATAACACTCTGAATAATACCGTGCAGAGTGGTACTGGTATCTCCTTCGATACCGCTGATGGCGTGGTGCGGGACAATAGCGTAGATAATGCCGATAGCGGAATATATGCCAGGCTGACAGGGGCGGCTATTACCAATAACCGGGTCATCAATAATAACAACGGTATCAATATTTCGGGTGACGTGCCTGCTGGGTTTACTGCAGCACCGACGATTTCAGGTAACCTGGTAAGCAACAATAACTACGGCATCAATATAACGAAATACGGGAACCTTGATGACGTGAATCCGGTTATCCGGAATAACCGGATATACGGGAACACGACATACAATTATTTTATAAATGGCTTTGGTGACACCTCCGTTCTGGATGCAACGCTGAACTGGTGGGGAAGTGAAGACGAGTCCGTAATCCTTGCCGGGTTGAATTCAAACCAGATCCAGTACTCACCCTATCTCAACAGCCTCGGCGAGCCGGTTTACTCTGCCAGAGTGGATGGTGTCCTCTCGCAGAATACCGTCTGGAGTGCTGCGAATGGCTCCTATACGCTAACCGACTCGGTATTCGTGCCAGCAGGTATACAGCTGACCATCGAACCCGGATCGGTGGTCAGGTTCCCGCCCGGAGCCCGTCTTGTTGTCAATGGCGACCTGGACCTGCAAACAACCGAAGCGGCCCCGGCCTTGCTCACAAGTACCATCGACAATCCGGCAACAGCAGATTACTGGGGTGGTTTGCTGGTCAACAGTACCAACAAGACCATCCACCACCTACAGGTTGAAAATGTGCAGACTGGTGTTGAGGTCAATGCCACGAATGTTTCAGTTAAATACAACACATTTACCAATTGCAGTTCCAGGTGTATCTATTACTCTGGGAATACCGACAGCTATTTCACTGGCAATATCGAGAACAACCGCATCACCGTGAACAACAGGAGTTCAGGGCGCGGGATCTGGGCCGCCTTCTATGACGCCACAATTCAGGGGAATCACGTCTAG
- the rlmB gene encoding 23S rRNA (guanosine(2251)-2'-O)-methyltransferase RlmB: MKRTERVFGLHAVRSLLERNPARISLLLALETRSDARMDEILALAETANVPVRRVARQELDERVPGVTHQGVLAETGGAPGLGEHDLPAFIESLERPPFLLILDSVQDPHNLGACLRSADAAGVDAVIIPKDKSAPLNATVRKVACGAAETIPVVRVTNLARTLRAVRDAGVWIYGAAGEAETSLYDTDLSGPLALVLGGEGKGLRRLTREHCDGLLSIPLAGSVSSLNVSVATGICLFEAQRQRRTK, from the coding sequence GTGAAGCGAACCGAGCGGGTGTTTGGCCTCCACGCTGTACGCAGCCTGCTGGAACGTAACCCGGCGCGTATCTCATTGCTGCTGGCGCTGGAAACCCGCAGTGACGCTCGTATGGATGAAATACTGGCGTTGGCCGAAACGGCCAACGTGCCGGTACGTCGTGTTGCCCGCCAGGAACTGGATGAGCGCGTGCCCGGTGTCACTCACCAGGGTGTACTGGCGGAAACCGGTGGTGCGCCAGGTCTGGGTGAGCACGATCTGCCAGCGTTCATCGAATCGCTGGAACGACCGCCGTTTCTGCTGATTCTCGATAGCGTTCAGGACCCGCACAACCTGGGGGCCTGCCTGCGTAGCGCCGATGCCGCGGGTGTCGATGCGGTTATTATTCCCAAGGACAAGTCCGCACCGCTGAATGCCACGGTGCGCAAGGTGGCCTGTGGTGCCGCAGAAACCATACCCGTTGTAAGGGTGACCAACCTGGCGCGTACCCTGCGAGCCGTGCGCGATGCCGGCGTGTGGATCTACGGTGCGGCCGGCGAGGCGGAAACCTCACTCTACGATACTGATCTGAGCGGTCCCCTGGCGCTGGTGCTGGGCGGCGAAGGTAAAGGCCTGCGTCGTCTTACCCGCGAGCACTGTGACGGGTTACTGTCGATTCCCCTGGCCGGTTCGGTCAGCAGTCTGAATGTCTCTGTCGCTACCGGTATCTGCCTGTTCGAGGCGCAGCGCCAGCGCCGGACAAAATAA
- a CDS encoding OmpA family protein: protein MQKIRNTVIAVMVIALSACATDDPNRRAKTGAVVGAIAGAVIGKQVSGGKKGALTGAVVGGLAGAATGNYMDEQQRAFEAELAEEQRRNDLEIQRLQDESLKIDVSSEVSFDFNSASLKPAFLPTLDKVASILSRYPKTTVTVIGHTDNIGSEAYNQALSERRARSVMNYLIDHGVAANRLDAVGRGETQPRATNATEAGRQLNRRVEILVRPITSD from the coding sequence ATGCAAAAGATTCGTAATACGGTAATAGCCGTAATGGTGATAGCGCTGTCTGCTTGCGCAACAGACGATCCCAACCGGCGCGCAAAAACCGGTGCTGTTGTCGGTGCCATTGCCGGTGCTGTGATTGGCAAGCAGGTCAGTGGCGGTAAAAAAGGCGCCCTGACAGGCGCAGTGGTGGGCGGCCTCGCCGGTGCGGCGACCGGTAATTACATGGACGAACAGCAACGTGCTTTCGAGGCAGAACTTGCCGAGGAACAACGCCGCAATGATCTTGAAATCCAGCGTCTGCAGGACGAGAGTCTGAAGATCGATGTTTCGAGTGAAGTGTCGTTTGATTTCAACAGCGCCAGTCTGAAGCCGGCTTTTCTTCCAACGCTCGACAAGGTGGCGAGTATTCTCTCCCGCTACCCGAAAACGACAGTGACGGTAATCGGGCACACGGATAACATTGGTTCCGAAGCCTATAACCAGGCCCTGTCCGAGCGTCGCGCACGCAGCGTTATGAACTACCTTATTGATCATGGCGTCGCCGCAAACCGGCTGGATGCTGTGGGTCGTGGCGAGACACAGCCCAGGGCGACCAATGCGACAGAAGCCGGACGTCAACTGAACCGTCGTGTCGAGATCCTGGTGCGCCCGATTACATCTGATTGA